One stretch of Myxocyprinus asiaticus isolate MX2 ecotype Aquarium Trade chromosome 23, UBuf_Myxa_2, whole genome shotgun sequence DNA includes these proteins:
- the LOC127414324 gene encoding G-protein coupled receptor 151 protein-like: MALNSSFVSFDGGIQQLKDKDTSVIVPAILSTISGLGIGGNVLVLVVLIYVFTSRRASEANVMLANLSASDLLILSLCAPVRAVTYYRRTWTLGLMACRTTEWIQHSCLAVKSFTLLATSQARHNFSSGPDNPSNFQQKRVLMTVVIIWTVALVFPIPDIVFSRLKEERNISLCVSELPSYSHDVMHVFSKILPLGIYVLPIILSVVCHIRAIFHIKPITHVETFLPRQYECSLLYLSVIAMNALMMLPEWASWVWMRHSSGESCKPSAGLLIFAQVCVYLSSAFFPAILLTMHVPLRESLSDLCSLLACRGGKNRQKTEGNGNEMRTMAMKVLDERGCVPTLTITERHSDASCQTFPDLEHFWSERRNTTVAEDSDPLPWERLNQSTVEL; this comes from the coding sequence ATGGCGCTGAACAGCTCATTTGTGAGTTTCGATGGTGGCATTCAACAGTTAAAAGATAAAGATACTTCGGTGATCGTACCAGCTATTCTCAGTACGATCAGTGGGCTTGGAATCGGCGGGAATGTGTTGGTGCTTGTGGTGCTTATCTACGTATTCACCAGCCGGAGAGCATCCGAGGCGAATGTCATGCTCGCCAACTTGAGCGCATCTGACTTGTTGATACTCTCACTGTGCGCTCCTGTGCGCGCAGTCACATACTACAGGCGCACTTGGACACTCGGACTAATGGCTTGCAGAACTACAGAGTGGATCCAGCATAGTTGTCTGGCGGTCAAATCTTTTACGCTGTTAGCAACGAGCCAAGCACGCCATAACTTCTCCTCCGGTCCAGACAACCCCTCAAATTTCCAACAAAAGCGTGTTCTGATGACCGTAGTGATAATATGGACAGTTGCGCTAGTGTTTCCAATTCCTGATATCGTATTCTCCAGGTTAAAGGAAGAGCGCAACATCAGCCTGTGTGTCTCTGAATTACCTTCTTACTCCCATGATGTGATGCATGTGTTCAGTAAGATACTACCGCTAGGCATCTATGTTCTTCCCATCATCCTGTCCGTTGTGTGTCACATCAGGGCCATCTTCCACATCAAACCGATTACGCACGTGGAGACTTTTCTGCCGCGTCAGTATGAGTGTTCTTTGCTGTATTTAAGCGTCATCGCTATGAACGCGCTCATGATGTTGCCGGAGTGGGCTTCTTGGGTGTGGATGCGTCACAGCTCTGGCGAGAGCTGCAAACCGTCAGCTGGTTTGTTGATCTTCGCTCAGGTGTGCGTTTACCTGAGCAGCGCGTTCTTTCCCGCCATCCTTCTCACAATGCACGTGCCGCTCAGAGAGAGTCTTAGCGATTTGTGTTCTCTGTTAGCGTGTCGAGGAGGTAAAAACAGACAGAAGACTGAGGGGAACGGAAATGAGATGCGCACAATGGCCATGAAGGTGTTGGATGAGCGGGGCTGTGTGCCGACGCTGACCATAACAGAGAGGCATTCAGACGCGTCTTGTCAAACTTTCCCGGATCTCGAGCATTTTTGGAGCGAAAGGCGAAACACTACAGTCGCAGAGGATAGCGACCCATTACCATGGGAACGACTGAACCAAAGCACTGTTGAACTCTAA